In Saccharomyces eubayanus strain FM1318 chromosome II, whole genome shotgun sequence, the genomic stretch TACCCGGACATGAAACGCGCGGATTTCCCACTATTACTAGTAAACTCAGTAATCAAGAGTGCGGTAAAACCATAAACGTGGATCTAACTTGTTGGATCATTCTATTCTGCGAAGTGTATAATTGGAAAGTTCATCAGCGAAGGAAGCTTTTCAGGGTTTAGCGCAAAGCCTTCATATCTTGCGAACATCTCAAActattttattcttttaccaacaacaatactGCTCTGAGCTTGTATCTAGATAAATGTACAGAAGAAGTTCAACCCGAAGCTCATACATGGTGTAAGCGTTCTTGACTTTTAACATAAAAGGCGATTACCATGAAAAGAATCAATGACGTCGGACCTGACTTCAGAAAAGTATCTCCGAGATGAGCAAATGAGTGTCTATCGACTGTCCTGCTGATTGATGTTTTCTGAAGAAtctgtcttctttttctcagtgcagcttttgaaaagtctCAACGTTCACTCTTGCGCTAGCTCTTGTTTTGAAATGTCGGCCGGCAGCAGCGGAAATTCGGAAATAGCCGCCAAGACGTTTAACATCCGTACGTTTGTCCACCCGTAcagtttctttgaaattttctgAATCCACATTTTTCAGACAACGGGTTTTTCCCGGGAAAGGTGCAGGTTGTGGGCAGTTGCAGCTTCTGAAGACACCGTTTCCCGCCCATCTGCGCGTCCCAGTATCTCGGCCGGGAAAGTGTGTGTCGTCTAGCCAGCTCAGACCCATCTAGTCACTCGACCACAAATAATAGCAAAAATGGGGCTAAATGAAGATACCTGTCTATATGTTAGACGTCCTACATTAAAGATTGAGATACAAGTGAACGTATACACAAGAGCGGGTAAAGATGTCTTTAATTGTCCAAGAACAAGGTTCCTTCCAACACATTTTACGGTATGTTTGAATAGAGATGAATTATGGCAAAATATAATGAGAGCTTGGGCATATGACAGGCAGAGGAGAAAGGACAACCACTGCGGCCTGCTGAGACAAATATTGGCTAATGGACTAGAATTGTTTTGATGACAGTGGCCCTTGAAGTGCGTTAGGAAAGCTATAATGGTACTCGATGAACAAACttacaataaaaaaaactgcaaTACCGAGACTAAGCGCTTATCATGACAAGAATAGTGGAATTCGAGGGGGAAGAGCTACTGAATACAAACATGGCCCAAAGTAAATCAGCTGTCATAAAATAAATGTCCTGGCTTTCACATGTTAAGATGCTTTTCCATATTTGTATCAGCCTGAATTCAGCCACCACCAATTAcatgttttctttactaACTTTTAGTTAATGAATTTGGTTTCCCACCTAAATTTGGCTTTTTTATACAGTTTGTTGAACACTAACGTTGACGGTAACATCAAGATCGTCTACGCCTTGACTACCATCAAGGGTGTTGGCCGTCGTTACTCCAACTTGGTCTGTAAGAAGGCCGATGTTGATTTACAAAAGAGAGCTGGTGAATTGACCcaagaagaattggaaagaaTTGTCCAAATCATGCAAAACCCAACTCACTACAAAATCCCAGCTTGGTTCTTGAACCGTCAAAACGACATTACTGACGGTAAGGACTACCACACTTTGGCTAACAACGTCGAATCTAAGTTGAGAGACGATTTGGAAAGATTAAAGAAGATCAGAGCTCACCGTGGTATCAGACACTTCTGGGGTTTACGTGTTAGAGGTCAACACACCAAGACCACtggtagaagaagaacttaAGCTGATAAGATTAACCAAttttaatcttttttgTACAAGTACATATATTTACATAGCACTTCCTAATtaacttttctttagaaagactaaagagaagaaaattaaTTTTGTGACGATAACTTCACCTTCCTGATATTACGAGTTTCAAAATAGAAACGAACCTTGGAAAGAACATAATATTACATCTACTTGTATATGATACTACGATTTAAGACGGGACAAAATATCCTTTTCTAGCAACCTTTTAAAAGGCAGCTGATTTGTGTACACCCggtaaatatatatgccCCGAATCGGCCACCAAGAAATGttagttttcaaaagagtTCATTTCAATCTCTCCTAGAGGTACTCTTTCATATGCATTGAATTTTaaatgattttcttttttttcaagactgTCGATTGGTTCGTTATGACTGGTACTTGTTAATGTTCTTCTAGCAACCACAGGTTTGCCATGGAACTTCAATTGTCTACCCGGTTTACAAGGGGTAATATGATCGTCTTTGAAAATCGATGCAGAGATGTTTGGAGGTGAGGTCTTTAATAACTCCGCAGTAATGGTCTTGCTAGAGCATGTTGGGGTGGAAGTAATCTCTAAAGTAGCATCTGAATATGATATCATAGAAATCGAATCACTGGAGTGAATCTTGCAACGGCTTGCATTAccattgttgtttttgtgCTTTTTAGCAGCTTGCCTTTTGTTCTGGAACCATATTTGAACAGATTTTTCGGACATGTTACACTGTTCGGACAACTCCGTTCTCTTGGTCTTACTAGGAGTGGGACATTCATCGAACGCAGTCTGCAAAATTCCTAACTCATGCGACGacgttcttcttctttttcgaCGAGCCAACCGAGCGTTATCGATCTTCGGTTCCTTTTTGGGAAACGTTTCTTGTGAATGTGTAATGAATGCAAatgatctttttttgtcacCCTTTGCTCGTGGCGTCAGGATGGCTTTAGCTGCAGATAAAGGTGTGAGAATGTTAACTTTTCTATAAGAATGCGTACCCTGAGCTGGCTGTCCTTTGGTAGGGTTCTTGATTGTTGGGGTAAAGGGTGAAGGGGAATGAGAACTCGGCTTCTTGGATTTGGATAAAGGTGTCCTGGAAGTAGCCAAGCGTTGCGATAGGAAGCTCAGAGGTTGCGGGCTATTACTGTTCGACCTTGCCTCATCGCATGGGCTTTTACAAGTGCTTACGACCGGTCTTGGAAGGTGCACAGACGTAGCCAAGGGTGGGAGCCTGATAACACCCTGTTCATCACTGGGAAAGTTTGTGTTTGGTAGAACATGCATCTGAAAAGGCGAGCTAGAATTACTTGTAAGAATGGCCGGTAGAGAAGGAAGCACCATATTTCTGCTTTCCATACTATAAAATGCTAATGTTTGATCTGTTATGGCTTTTAATTGCTTGAGTACCTGGGGAGCAGAAAAGAAGTACAAGAAATCCTCTACGCTGGCAGAGCCACAAGACACTCgccatatatatatttttagaCATTCATCTGTGACTATActcaaacaaataaacaatggGTATACGAAGAATCTGCCTGAAATATCTCATACCATTAACCCAATTCAGCATTGATATTAGACATACGTACGTATCCCTGCGCCGTAACCGCGTTGGATGTTTACCATTCCGGGCTTTTGGCGCGCGTCATGTCCAAATCGGGACGTGGTTTCTTGCCGCATCGGGAAGTGTGATCTGCTATCCCGTGCGGCGTTTTCTCTGGGCATACCAAACAGAATGCGTGGCGGCTCTCTTTGCACGGGATGGCACGAATGTCGGTATTACCCGAAATGGAAGGAGATATGTCTGGATTGGGACTCGGCACGTTTGAAGTTATATTGCACTTTTTTAATTACAAGATCCATGTGGGAGACCTAAAGGGTAAGGATACAACCTAGATAGAAAGCAGCCTAAAGTCGGCAAgttccagtttttttggTAGGGGTGAAGTGTTTATATAGGTTCTGTATCTCTTTGTCACCAATTTTGCTCTGTGTAAGTGAGAGTAGAGCTAGTCAGCTACTTTTCAATGGTTGTAGTGGGTAAGAGTAGAGTGCACGATGTAAGCATGAGTAGGCCGCACAAGAGATCGTTGATTGCCATTTTTTCTACCTGCGTTTTGGTGTTTCTCGTGTTTATAATTGATGCTaaatttgaatatataaCCCTTTTCCCCAAATCTTTGAGTGGTGGAGGTAAAGACAGGTCTATTGAATCGTTGAGGGATAAGGAATTTACAAGACTAGGCTTGACACCCAGAGAACCGATAATTGTAAGGGATGTAAGATCTGGGAAGGATAAGAAATTGCATGGCAGGTTCCTTCATATCACTGACATGCACCCTGACTCTTACTATGTAGAAGGAACTTCCATAGATGCCGTGTGCCATTCAGGTAAACCtgacaaaaagaatgatGTAGCCCCAAAGTTTGGAAAAGCAATGTCTGGATGCGATTCTCCTGTTTTATTGGTGGAAGAAACTTTGAGATGggttaaagaaaacttGAGAGATAAGATTGATTTTGTTATCTGGACTGGTGATAATGTCCGCCATGATAATGACCGGAGGAATCCAAGAACAGAGGCGC encodes the following:
- the YHP1 gene encoding Yhp1p; protein product: MESRNMVLPSLPAILTSNSSSPFQMHVLPNTNFPSDEQGVIRLPPLATSVHLPRPVVSTCKSPCDEARSNSNSPQPLSFLSQRLATSRTPLSKSKKPSSHSPSPFTPTIKNPTKGQPAQGTHSYRKVNILTPLSAAKAILTPRAKGDKKRSFAFITHSQETFPKKEPKIDNARLARRKRRRTSSHELGILQTAFDECPTPSKTKRTELSEQCNMSEKSVQIWFQNKRQAAKKHKNNNGNASRCKIHSSDSISMISYSDATLEITSTPTCSSKTITAELLKTSPPNISASIFKDDHITPCKPGRQLKFHGKPVVARRTLTSTSHNEPIDSLEKKENHLKFNAYERVPLGEIEMNSFEN
- the RPS18A gene encoding 40S ribosomal protein uS13, whose product is MSLIVQEQGSFQHILRLLNTNVDGNIKIVYALTTIKGVGRRYSNLVCKKADVDLQKRAGELTQEELERIVQIMQNPTHYKIPAWFLNRQNDITDGKDYHTLANNVESKLRDDLERLKKIRAHRGIRHFWGLRVRGQHTKTTGRRRT